The following proteins are co-located in the Dromaius novaehollandiae isolate bDroNov1 chromosome 10, bDroNov1.hap1, whole genome shotgun sequence genome:
- the ARPP19 gene encoding cAMP-regulated phosphoprotein 19, which produces MSAEGPEPASAEEQKEMEDKVISPEKAEEAKLKARYPHLGQKPGGSDFLRKRLQKGQKYFDSGDYNMAKAKMKNKQLPTAAPDKTEVTGDHIPTPQDLPQRKPSLVASKLAG; this is translated from the exons ATGTCTGCCGAGGGCCCCGAGCCCGCCTCGGCCGAGGAGCAGAAG GAAATGGAGGATAAGGTGATCAGCCcagaaaaagctgaagaagcaaAATTGAAAGCAAGATATCCTCATCTGGGCCAGAAGCCAGGAGGCTCAGACTTCTTGAGAAAGAGGCTTCAAAAAGGA CAAAAGTACTTTGATTCTGGCGATTACAACATGGCTAAAGCAAAGATGAAGAATAAGCAACTGCCTACTGCGGCTCCTGACAAGACAGAAGTCACTGGTGACCATATTCCTACTCCACAGGATCTCCCACAGCGGAAACCTTCTCTTGTTGCTAGCAAGCTGGCTGGCTGA